Proteins from a single region of Chryseobacterium sp. T16E-39:
- the rplS gene encoding 50S ribosomal protein L19, whose protein sequence is MDLLKYVQDKYIAKKEFPEFKAGDTITVYYEIKEGQKTRTQFFKGTVIQLRGTGSTKTFTIRKMSGDVGVERVFPINMPALQKIEVDRRGRVRRSRIYYFRDLRGKKARIKDAAYKKK, encoded by the coding sequence ATGGATTTATTAAAGTACGTACAAGACAAGTACATTGCGAAAAAAGAATTCCCTGAATTCAAAGCAGGTGATACAATTACTGTGTATTACGAAATTAAAGAAGGACAAAAAACAAGAACTCAGTTCTTCAAAGGAACAGTTATCCAATTAAGAGGTACAGGTTCTACAAAAACTTTCACTATCAGAAAAATGAGTGGTGATGTAGGTGTAGAAAGAGTATTTCCTATCAACATGCCAGCTCTTCAAAAAATTGAAGTTGACAGAAGAGGTAGAGTTAGAAGATCTAGAATTTACTATTTCAGAGATCTTAGAGGTAAGAAAGCAAGAATCAAAGACGCTGCTTACAAAAAGAAATAA